In the Hyphomonadaceae bacterium BL14 genome, one interval contains:
- the radC gene encoding DNA repair protein RadC: MSASDPQSEQRPEPLSVAESASPTQPHYHGHRDRLRARFAETGGEGLADYELLELALFRSIPRRDVKPLAKALLTRFGDTARVCAARVEQLTEVRGVSEKTALDLKLIQVLAVRMAREQVTGRPVISSWSALLDYLRAALAHATTEEFRVLFLDKKNRLVADEFQARGTVDHAPVYPREIVKRALSLDSSAIILVHNHPSGDPTPSRADIEMTKRICEAGKPFDIVVHDHIVVGRERTASFKALGLL; this comes from the coding sequence ATGAGTGCATCTGATCCCCAGTCCGAGCAGCGGCCTGAGCCCCTGTCCGTGGCCGAGTCGGCGTCGCCAACGCAGCCGCATTATCACGGCCATCGCGACCGGCTGCGCGCGCGCTTCGCCGAGACGGGCGGGGAGGGGCTGGCCGATTACGAGCTGTTGGAGCTGGCCCTGTTCCGATCCATCCCGCGCCGCGATGTGAAGCCGCTGGCCAAGGCCTTGCTGACGCGCTTTGGCGATACGGCGCGGGTGTGCGCGGCGCGCGTCGAGCAGCTGACCGAGGTGCGCGGCGTGTCGGAGAAGACGGCGCTGGACCTGAAACTCATCCAGGTGCTCGCGGTGCGCATGGCGCGTGAGCAGGTGACGGGCCGCCCGGTGATTTCCTCGTGGTCGGCGCTGCTGGACTATCTGCGTGCGGCACTGGCCCATGCCACGACCGAGGAGTTCCGGGTGCTGTTCCTGGACAAGAAAAACCGGCTGGTGGCCGACGAGTTTCAGGCGCGCGGCACGGTGGACCATGCCCCGGTGTATCCCCGTGAAATCGTCAAGCGCGCCCTGTCGCTGGATTCCAGCGCCATTATCCTGGTCCACAACCATCCTAGCGGCGATCCCACGCCCTCGCGCGCCGATATCGAGATGACCAAGCGCATCTGCGAGGCGGGCAAGCCGTTCGACATTGTGGTCCATGACCATATCGTGGTCGGGCGCGAACGCACAGCCAGCTTCAAGGCGCTGGGTCTGCTGTAG
- a CDS encoding MFS transporter: protein MTETAADPDADAPAGRAWTALIVLGVVYLINFMDRQLFAVLQEDIRADLALNDTQLALLGGTMFAVFYATLGLPLAWLADRTNRVRLIAACCVVWSAFTALSGMAAGFWQMALARIGVASGEAGGVAPSYAVISDYFPAGRRGLAIGLFSIGAPLGIAAGSALGALIAAALGWRWAFVLLALPGLIAALALVILVREPKRGRLDAIVEPVTVPRPFDAARAILASPTLVLLTLGAAATSFAGYGMYQWLPSFLMRSQGLVMAEIGQFLAPLFLLGVLGAVGGGWLADRVGRTHPAAYALIPAFTVLAMAPFFLAALMVDSGYASLILLAVPISLAYAWLGPGLAAVQTLSRPEHRATTAAVIAFFNNLIGIGLGPLAIGALSDWLSNHMSEGDALRYALMAGVAMFLVASGLFFAAAATMRREVPAFAKA from the coding sequence ATGACTGAGACCGCCGCCGACCCTGACGCGGACGCGCCGGCCGGGCGCGCATGGACGGCGCTGATCGTGCTGGGCGTGGTGTATCTGATCAATTTCATGGATCGCCAGCTGTTCGCGGTGTTGCAGGAAGATATCCGCGCCGATCTGGCCCTGAACGACACCCAGCTCGCGCTGCTGGGCGGCACCATGTTCGCGGTGTTCTACGCCACGCTGGGCCTGCCCTTGGCATGGCTCGCCGACCGCACCAACCGGGTGCGCCTTATTGCGGCGTGCTGCGTGGTGTGGAGCGCCTTCACCGCCCTGTCCGGCATGGCCGCCGGCTTCTGGCAGATGGCGCTGGCGCGCATCGGCGTCGCGTCTGGCGAGGCTGGCGGCGTGGCGCCGTCCTACGCGGTCATCTCCGATTATTTCCCGGCCGGCCGCAGGGGCCTGGCCATAGGACTGTTCTCCATCGGCGCGCCGCTGGGCATCGCGGCCGGATCAGCGCTGGGCGCCCTGATCGCAGCGGCTCTGGGCTGGCGCTGGGCTTTCGTCCTTCTGGCCCTGCCCGGCCTTATTGCCGCGCTGGCCCTGGTGATTCTGGTGCGCGAGCCGAAGCGGGGGCGTCTCGACGCCATCGTCGAGCCGGTTACGGTCCCGCGCCCGTTCGACGCCGCGCGCGCCATACTCGCCTCTCCGACCCTGGTCTTGCTCACCCTGGGCGCGGCAGCCACCTCGTTTGCCGGCTACGGCATGTATCAATGGCTGCCCTCCTTCCTGATGCGCAGCCAGGGTCTGGTGATGGCTGAAATCGGCCAGTTCCTGGCCCCCCTTTTCCTGCTGGGCGTACTGGGCGCTGTTGGCGGCGGCTGGCTGGCCGACCGGGTCGGCCGCACGCATCCGGCTGCCTACGCCCTGATCCCCGCGTTCACCGTGCTGGCCATGGCGCCGTTCTTTCTGGCCGCATTGATGGTGGACAGCGGCTATGCCTCTCTCATTCTCCTCGCCGTGCCGATCAGTCTGGCCTATGCCTGGCTCGGCCCGGGACTGGCGGCGGTGCAGACATTGTCGCGGCCCGAACACCGCGCCACAACGGCGGCGGTCATCGCCTTCTTCAACAATCTCATCGGCATCGGCCTGGGCCCGCTGGCCATCGGTGCCCTGTCTGATTGGCTCAGCAATCACATGAGCGAGGGCGACGCCCTGCGCTACGCGCTGATGGCGGGCGTGGCGATGTTCCTCGTGGCCTCCGGCCTGTTCTTCGCGGCTGCCGCCACCATGCGCCGCGAAGTCCCGGCCTTCGCGAAGGCCTGA
- the purB gene encoding adenylosuccinate lyase, translating to MIPRYTRPEMAAIWSSETRYRIWFEIEAHATDKLAELGVVPASAAKAVWKARDMSFDIARIDEIEREVKHDVIAFLTHLAELVGEEARFVHQGLTSSDVLDTCLAVQLTRSADLLLEGMDRVLAALKARALEHKMTICIGRSHGIHAEPTTMGLKFARFHAEFARNRARLETARREIATCAISGAVGTFANVDPAVEAHVAEALGLEIEPISTQVIPRDRHAAFFAALGLIASAIENLSVEVRHLQRSEVREAQEYFSPGQKGSSAMPHKRNPILTENLTGLARLVRSAVTPAMENVALWHERDISHSSVERGIGPDACVHLDFALHRTASMIEGLIVHADRCKENLDAFGGIHNSQRVLLALTQAGAAREDAYRLVQRNGLKTWDEGGRLIDHLKADADVMALLGADGIQACFDDAWHTRHVDVIFARVFGA from the coding sequence ATGATCCCCCGCTATACCCGTCCCGAAATGGCCGCCATCTGGTCGAGCGAAACCCGCTACCGCATCTGGTTCGAGATCGAGGCCCACGCCACTGACAAGCTGGCAGAGCTGGGCGTTGTCCCGGCCTCTGCTGCCAAGGCCGTGTGGAAAGCCAGGGATATGAGCTTTGACATCGCGCGCATCGACGAGATCGAGCGCGAGGTGAAGCATGATGTCATTGCCTTCCTGACCCATCTGGCTGAGCTCGTCGGCGAGGAAGCGCGATTCGTCCATCAGGGCCTGACCAGTTCGGACGTGCTCGACACCTGTCTGGCGGTCCAGCTGACGCGCAGCGCTGACCTGCTGCTGGAGGGCATGGACCGGGTGCTGGCTGCGCTGAAGGCGCGGGCGCTTGAACACAAGATGACGATCTGTATCGGACGCAGCCACGGCATCCATGCCGAGCCCACCACGATGGGGCTGAAATTCGCGCGCTTTCATGCCGAGTTCGCCCGCAACCGCGCCCGCCTCGAAACCGCCCGGCGCGAGATCGCGACCTGCGCCATTTCCGGCGCGGTGGGCACGTTCGCCAATGTGGACCCGGCGGTGGAAGCTCATGTGGCTGAAGCGCTCGGCCTCGAGATCGAGCCCATCTCCACCCAGGTCATTCCGCGCGACCGCCATGCCGCCTTCTTTGCCGCGCTGGGCCTGATCGCCTCGGCGATTGAAAACCTGTCGGTGGAGGTGCGCCACCTTCAGCGCTCGGAAGTGCGCGAGGCGCAGGAGTATTTCTCGCCGGGCCAGAAGGGCTCGTCGGCCATGCCCCACAAGCGCAATCCGATCCTGACAGAAAACCTCACCGGCCTTGCACGTCTGGTGCGTTCAGCGGTGACGCCCGCCATGGAGAATGTCGCCCTGTGGCATGAGCGCGACATCTCCCATTCCAGCGTGGAGCGCGGCATCGGGCCGGATGCGTGCGTGCATCTCGATTTCGCCCTGCACCGCACCGCCTCCATGATCGAAGGCCTGATCGTGCACGCCGACCGCTGCAAAGAGAATCTCGACGCCTTTGGCGGCATCCACAATTCCCAGCGCGTGCTGCTGGCGCTGACCCAGGCCGGAGCCGCGCGCGAGGACGCCTATCGCCTGGTCCAGCGCAATGGCCTGAAGACCTGGGATGAGGGCGGCCGCCTGATCGACCATCTCAAGGCCGATGCCGACGTGATGGCGCTATTGGGCGCGGACGGCATTCAAGCCTGCTTCGATGATGCCTGGCACACACGCCATGTGGATGTGATTTTCGCGCGGGTGTTCGGTGCCTAG
- a CDS encoding protein-L-isoaspartate(D-aspartate) O-methyltransferase: protein MSAGPDTRLIQLVMALRSAGISDKRVLAAIERTPRALFVPEGFSDQAYENRALPIDCGQTISQPFVVAAMTEALQVDDRCKVLEIGTGSGYQAAVLARLARRVYTIERYRTLAREAGERFAALRLTTIVQRTGDGTKGWPEQAPFDRIMVTAGAAARPDGLLDQLKSGGICVAPVQNGAVQTLMRYRRGDDGAVSEDALFDVRFVPLVPGEAKAL, encoded by the coding sequence ATGAGCGCCGGGCCGGACACCCGCCTGATCCAGCTGGTGATGGCGCTGCGCTCGGCCGGGATTTCCGACAAGCGGGTGCTGGCTGCCATCGAACGCACGCCGCGCGCCCTGTTCGTGCCCGAGGGCTTCTCTGATCAGGCCTATGAGAACCGGGCCCTGCCCATTGATTGCGGCCAGACCATCTCCCAGCCCTTTGTGGTGGCGGCGATGACCGAGGCGCTGCAGGTGGATGACCGCTGCAAGGTGCTGGAGATCGGCACAGGCTCTGGCTACCAGGCCGCCGTGCTGGCGCGCCTGGCGCGCCGGGTCTACACCATCGAGCGCTACCGCACGCTGGCGCGCGAGGCGGGCGAGCGGTTTGCGGCCCTGCGCCTGACCACCATTGTCCAGCGCACGGGTGACGGGACCAAAGGCTGGCCAGAACAGGCACCGTTTGACCGGATCATGGTCACCGCCGGAGCGGCGGCGCGGCCGGACGGCCTGCTCGACCAGCTGAAATCCGGCGGAATCTGTGTGGCGCCGGTGCAGAACGGCGCGGTCCAGACCCTGATGCGTTACCGGCGCGGCGACGACGGCGCGGTTAGCGAAGACGCTCTGTTCGACGTGCGTTTCGTGCCGCTGGTGCCGGGCGAGGCCAAGGCGCTCTAG
- the surE gene encoding 5'/3'-nucleotidase SurE, with the protein MIPDNPRILLVNDDGVHAPGLAVLEDIARTLSDDVWIVAPEGEQSGMSRALTLTAPLRIQQLGERRFAVSGTPTDCVHMAVQNIMAGKTPDLLLSGVNSGQNIAEDVTFSGTVAGAMQGIQFGITSIAFSQAYGFSGKAAIQWETARQHGPGILQKLLNAPWSQNVLMNVNFPDRAPDDVAGVEVTVQGMRDHNVVHAEKRMDLRGREYFWMGFTGKKSDPAVGTDLRAVYEGRISITPLHLDLTHHDTRARLAKALA; encoded by the coding sequence ATGATCCCGGACAATCCGCGCATTCTGCTGGTCAATGATGACGGCGTGCATGCGCCGGGCCTGGCAGTGCTGGAAGACATCGCGCGCACCCTGTCGGACGATGTCTGGATCGTCGCGCCCGAGGGCGAGCAGTCGGGCATGAGCCGGGCGCTGACCCTGACCGCGCCGCTGCGCATCCAGCAGCTGGGCGAGCGGCGCTTTGCGGTGAGCGGCACGCCCACCGACTGCGTGCACATGGCGGTGCAGAACATCATGGCGGGCAAGACGCCGGACCTTTTGCTGTCGGGCGTCAATTCAGGTCAGAACATCGCCGAGGACGTGACGTTTTCCGGCACGGTGGCCGGTGCCATGCAGGGCATCCAGTTCGGCATCACCTCCATCGCTTTCTCACAGGCCTACGGGTTTTCCGGCAAGGCCGCGATCCAGTGGGAGACCGCACGCCAGCACGGCCCGGGCATTCTGCAGAAGCTGCTGAACGCCCCCTGGAGCCAGAACGTGCTGATGAATGTCAACTTCCCCGACCGCGCCCCCGACGACGTGGCGGGCGTGGAGGTGACGGTGCAGGGCATGCGCGACCACAATGTTGTTCACGCCGAAAAGCGGATGGATCTGCGCGGCCGGGAATATTTCTGGATGGGCTTTACGGGCAAGAAATCCGATCCGGCGGTGGGGACGGATCTGCGCGCGGTGTATGAGGGGCGCATTTCCATCACGCCGCTGCATCTCGATCTCACCCACCACGACACCCGCGCCCGGCTGGCGAAAGCGCTGGCATGA
- the serS gene encoding serine--tRNA ligase, whose amino-acid sequence MHDIRLIRDNPGAFDAAMARRGLTPQAERLIDLDARRREATTRLQELETRRNAASKEIGIAKGRGENDRFEALRAEVEALKGEMERCNADAAKAEEVLNQALAALPNAPAEDVPDGEDEHANEEVRGWGEPREFDFEPADHVTIGERLGLDFERAAAMSGARFAVLQGPLARLERALGQFMLDMHTTENGYRETSVPYLVRDEAVFGTGQLPKFAEDLFRTTNDFWLIPTAEVPLTNLVRDAIHPESAFPLRLTALTPCFRSEAGSAGRDTRGLIRMHQFLKVELVSVVAPDQSEEELERMTGCAEAVLRALELPYRVMALCAGDMGFAARRTYDLEVWLPTQNTYREISSCSNCGDFQARRMNARLRREGEKKPEFLHTLNGSGVAVGRALVAILENHQNADGSVTIPAALRPYMGGIEVIAP is encoded by the coding sequence ATGCATGACATCCGCCTCATCCGTGACAATCCGGGCGCGTTTGACGCCGCCATGGCCCGCCGGGGCCTGACGCCCCAGGCCGAGCGCCTGATCGATCTCGATGCGCGCCGGCGCGAGGCCACCACGCGCCTGCAGGAGCTGGAGACCCGGCGCAATGCGGCGTCCAAGGAGATCGGCATCGCCAAGGGCCGCGGCGAAAACGACCGCTTCGAAGCGCTGCGCGCCGAGGTGGAGGCGCTCAAAGGCGAGATGGAGCGCTGCAATGCCGACGCCGCCAAGGCCGAGGAAGTGCTCAACCAGGCCCTCGCCGCCCTGCCGAACGCGCCCGCTGAAGACGTGCCCGACGGCGAGGACGAGCATGCCAATGAGGAAGTGCGCGGCTGGGGCGAACCGCGTGAGTTTGATTTTGAACCGGCCGATCATGTGACGATTGGCGAACGGCTGGGCCTCGATTTTGAACGTGCCGCCGCCATGTCGGGCGCGCGCTTTGCCGTGCTGCAGGGTCCTCTGGCGCGCCTCGAGCGGGCGTTGGGCCAGTTCATGCTGGACATGCACACGACCGAGAACGGCTATCGTGAGACCAGCGTGCCCTATCTGGTGCGCGATGAGGCGGTGTTTGGCACCGGGCAATTGCCCAAATTCGCCGAAGACCTGTTCCGCACGACAAACGATTTCTGGCTCATCCCCACCGCCGAGGTGCCGCTGACCAATCTCGTGCGCGACGCCATTCATCCCGAGAGCGCGTTCCCGCTGCGCCTCACCGCGCTCACCCCCTGCTTCCGGTCCGAGGCCGGGTCGGCGGGGCGTGATACGCGCGGGCTCATCCGCATGCACCAGTTCCTCAAGGTGGAGCTGGTCTCGGTGGTGGCGCCCGACCAGTCGGAGGAGGAGCTGGAGCGCATGACAGGGTGCGCGGAGGCCGTGCTGCGCGCGCTGGAGTTGCCCTACCGGGTGATGGCGCTGTGCGCGGGCGATATGGGGTTCGCGGCGCGCCGCACCTATGATCTGGAAGTCTGGCTGCCGACCCAGAACACCTATCGCGAGATCAGCTCGTGCTCGAACTGCGGTGACTTCCAGGCCCGGCGCATGAATGCGCGCCTGCGCCGCGAGGGCGAGAAGAAGCCGGAGTTTCTTCACACCCTCAATGGCTCGGGCGTGGCGGTCGGCCGGGCGCTGGTGGCGATCCTGGAGAACCACCAGAACGCCGACGGCTCGGTGACCATCCCGGCGGCCCTGCGCCCGTATATGGGCGGTATCGAGGTGATCGCGCCGTGA
- a CDS encoding MFS transporter: MTSRQAPADQLAETVYNALYDDAEARVCKDIPESACAHLPRNFVFSAIALALTKSGDRLVDPKLTLAWLISALGAPGFLIGLIAPVREAGSLLPQLFIARWIRERERRKFVWAGGAVGQALALFAMAVAALVLDGEAAGWVLIGLLALFALARAFCSVSHKDVLGKTVSKTRRGAVSGYASSLSGLAALGFGVLLILAPETEPSVIALILAAGGVLWVLAALAYLQLAEAPGATEGGANAFTESIGQLTLLKTDPDFARFVLARAFFMATSLLPPFFVAYAQSLTGTDLAGLGAFLIASSAAGFASGWAWGRSADTSARWVLAAAGLVAALACALVAGAGLAGLSWGGNVWFHAFALFLLAFAHQGVRLGRATYVVDLATQETRAAYTAVSNTVIGVLLLVIGALAGAAFGAFGPAAIAGLGVICLIASGLALSLKPVSG, translated from the coding sequence ATGACCAGCCGGCAAGCGCCCGCCGACCAGCTCGCCGAAACCGTTTACAACGCGCTCTATGACGACGCCGAGGCGCGGGTCTGCAAGGACATTCCCGAAAGCGCCTGCGCCCACCTGCCGCGCAATTTCGTGTTCTCCGCCATCGCGCTGGCCCTGACCAAGAGCGGCGACCGGCTGGTAGACCCCAAGCTGACGCTGGCCTGGCTCATTTCGGCGCTGGGCGCGCCGGGCTTCCTGATCGGCCTGATCGCGCCGGTGCGTGAGGCGGGCTCGCTCCTGCCCCAGCTCTTCATCGCCCGCTGGATCCGTGAACGTGAGCGGCGCAAATTCGTCTGGGCGGGCGGCGCTGTGGGTCAGGCGCTGGCCCTGTTCGCCATGGCCGTCGCCGCTTTGGTGCTCGACGGCGAGGCGGCGGGCTGGGTGCTGATCGGCCTTCTGGCCCTGTTCGCTCTGGCGCGCGCCTTCTGCTCGGTCAGTCACAAGGATGTGCTGGGCAAGACCGTGTCCAAGACACGGCGCGGCGCGGTGTCGGGCTATGCCTCTTCGCTTTCGGGCCTTGCCGCTTTGGGCTTTGGCGTGCTGCTGATCCTGGCGCCGGAGACCGAACCGTCGGTCATCGCGCTGATCCTGGCAGCGGGCGGCGTGCTCTGGGTCCTCGCGGCGCTGGCCTATCTCCAGCTCGCCGAGGCGCCCGGTGCCACTGAGGGCGGTGCCAACGCCTTCACCGAGTCCATTGGCCAGCTGACGCTGCTGAAGACCGATCCCGATTTCGCCCGCTTCGTACTGGCGCGCGCCTTCTTCATGGCCACCTCGCTCCTGCCGCCTTTTTTCGTGGCGTATGCCCAGTCCCTGACAGGCACCGATCTGGCAGGTCTGGGCGCTTTCCTGATCGCGTCCAGCGCGGCGGGATTCGCCAGCGGCTGGGCCTGGGGACGCTCGGCCGACACATCCGCACGCTGGGTACTGGCCGCGGCGGGTCTGGTGGCAGCGCTGGCATGCGCTCTGGTGGCGGGCGCAGGGCTCGCCGGTCTCAGCTGGGGCGGGAATGTCTGGTTCCATGCCTTCGCGCTGTTCCTGCTGGCCTTCGCCCATCAGGGCGTACGGCTGGGCCGCGCCACCTATGTGGTGGATCTTGCCACGCAGGAGACGCGCGCAGCCTACACCGCCGTGTCCAACACGGTGATCGGCGTTCTGTTGCTGGTGATCGGCGCGCTGGCCGGCGCAGCGTTCGGCGCCTTCGGACCGGCAGCCATCGCGGGCCTTGGCGTCATTTGCCTGATTGCGTCAGGACTGGCGCTGAGCCTGAAGCCTGTGTCAGGCTGA
- the arfB gene encoding aminoacyl-tRNA hydrolase, with translation MRINDAITIDERLIEERFVRASGPGGQHVNTTSSAVQLRFNLAASDLPEPVKERLARLAGSRLSADGVLVLHASAHRSQMRNREEARVRLRMLILQASRKPKARKPTRPTLASIKRQKTAKAKRSTVKALRGKPAED, from the coding sequence ATGCGCATCAATGACGCCATCACGATTGACGAGCGCCTGATCGAGGAGCGTTTTGTGCGCGCGTCCGGTCCGGGCGGGCAGCACGTGAACACCACATCCAGCGCCGTACAGCTGCGCTTCAACCTGGCCGCCAGCGATCTGCCCGAACCGGTGAAGGAGCGGCTCGCCCGGCTGGCCGGTTCACGCCTGAGCGCGGACGGCGTGCTGGTGCTGCATGCCAGCGCCCATCGCTCCCAGATGCGCAATCGCGAAGAGGCGCGGGTGCGGCTGCGCATGCTGATCCTGCAGGCCAGCCGCAAGCCCAAGGCGCGCAAGCCCACACGGCCCACCCTCGCCTCCATCAAACGCCAGAAAACCGCCAAGGCCAAACGCAGCACGGTCAAGGCGCTGCGCGGCAAGCCTGCCGAGGACTGA
- a CDS encoding 2'-deoxycytidine 5'-triphosphate deaminase — translation MTARTSGILPDAALEGAFEAGWIRAARPLEAGQIQPASLDLRLGRKVWRLRASFLPGPGRTVAARLDDDIVMHALDLEGGAVLETGCVYLAELEERLALPPGVSAAANPKSSTGRLDVFTRVIGDGSIAFDQVPEGYNGPLYIEISPRTFSVLARPGDRLAQVRLRRGDHVPLRAITLTVDVENGGGPVGWRARRHSPLVDLAGVGAHDAKRFWEPVHAERGRIVLDPGEFYILASREAVSVPVDEAAEMAPIAPEIGEFRAHYAGFFDPGFGVAEAGGAGSRAVLEVRGRDVPFILDHGQAVARLVYEPMAGAVRRPYGAAGSNYQAQGLKLSKHFSS, via the coding sequence ATGACCGCCCGGACCAGCGGAATTCTGCCTGACGCCGCGCTCGAGGGTGCCTTTGAGGCGGGCTGGATTCGCGCGGCGCGTCCGCTGGAGGCCGGGCAGATTCAGCCCGCCAGCCTGGATTTGCGCCTCGGCCGCAAGGTCTGGCGCCTGCGCGCCAGCTTCCTGCCGGGACCGGGGCGCACAGTGGCGGCGAGGCTGGACGACGATATCGTCATGCACGCCCTCGACCTTGAGGGCGGGGCGGTGCTGGAGACCGGGTGCGTGTATCTGGCCGAGCTGGAGGAGCGCCTCGCCCTGCCGCCCGGCGTGTCGGCGGCGGCCAATCCGAAAAGCTCCACCGGGCGTCTTGATGTGTTCACGCGGGTGATCGGGGACGGGTCTATCGCGTTTGATCAGGTGCCCGAGGGCTATAACGGCCCGTTGTATATAGAGATTTCGCCCCGCACGTTTTCGGTGCTGGCGCGGCCCGGCGACCGGCTGGCGCAGGTGCGCCTGCGCCGGGGCGACCATGTCCCGCTGCGCGCGATCACGCTGACAGTGGATGTTGAGAATGGCGGCGGGCCGGTGGGCTGGCGCGCGCGGCGGCACAGCCCGCTGGTGGACCTGGCCGGCGTCGGTGCCCATGACGCCAAACGCTTCTGGGAGCCTGTCCATGCCGAGCGCGGGCGTATCGTGCTTGATCCGGGCGAGTTCTATATTCTGGCCAGCCGCGAGGCGGTGAGCGTCCCGGTGGACGAGGCCGCCGAGATGGCGCCGATCGCGCCGGAGATCGGCGAGTTCCGCGCCCATTATGCCGGCTTCTTCGATCCGGGCTTTGGCGTGGCGGAAGCCGGCGGCGCGGGATCGCGCGCTGTGCTGGAAGTGCGCGGGCGCGACGTGCCCTTCATTCTGGATCACGGACAGGCCGTGGCCCGGCTGGTGTATGAGCCCATGGCAGGCGCGGTGCGCCGGCCCTATGGCGCGGCCGGGTCCAATTACCAGGCGCAGGGCCTGAAGCTGTCCAAACATTTCTCGAGCTGA
- the apaG gene encoding Co2+/Mg2+ efflux protein ApaG, with product MYTQETGGVVIRVEPSFLESESDPEAGRFVWTYTVVIENTGGGAIQLMEREWRITDSANRTEIVRGEGVVGEQPVIRPGSAFRYTSGAPLRTPSGFMRGAYVFRCENGQQFSADIPAFALDSPLSRSTRH from the coding sequence ATGTATACCCAAGAGACCGGCGGCGTGGTGATCCGCGTGGAGCCGTCCTTTCTGGAGTCGGAATCCGATCCCGAAGCCGGGCGCTTCGTATGGACCTACACGGTCGTGATTGAAAACACCGGCGGCGGCGCGATCCAGCTGATGGAGCGCGAGTGGCGCATCACCGATTCGGCCAACCGTACCGAGATCGTGCGCGGCGAAGGCGTGGTGGGCGAGCAGCCTGTGATTCGCCCCGGCTCGGCTTTCCGCTACACCTCCGGCGCGCCGCTGCGCACGCCATCGGGCTTCATGCGCGGGGCCTATGTGTTCCGCTGCGAGAACGGCCAGCAATTCAGCGCCGACATCCCCGCCTTCGCGCTGGACAGCCCGCTCAGCCGCTCCACCCGCCATTGA